Proteins encoded together in one Deinococcus irradiatisoli window:
- a CDS encoding response regulator yields MSALILIVEDEPHLADVLEAYAKQEGFRSERAADGNTALTLYRAAKPDLVLLDIMLPGKNGLDVLRSIRADSATPVILVTARAEESDHIVGLELGADDYVVKPFRPREVMARVRAVLRRASAVLENGQDTPLRVGPLDIDRRAVSATVSGKELQLTPTEFRLLSHLAAAPGRAFTREELLEAALPDSDALERVVDAHLAGARRKLEAAGAAGLLHTVRGVGYRLSEG; encoded by the coding sequence ATGAGCGCCTTAATACTGATTGTCGAAGACGAGCCGCACCTGGCCGATGTGCTGGAAGCCTACGCCAAGCAGGAAGGCTTTCGCAGCGAGCGCGCCGCCGACGGCAACACCGCCCTGACCCTCTACCGGGCCGCCAAGCCGGATTTGGTGCTGCTCGACATCATGCTGCCCGGCAAGAACGGCCTGGACGTGCTGCGCTCGATCCGCGCCGACAGCGCCACCCCAGTGATTCTGGTGACCGCCCGCGCCGAGGAGAGTGACCACATCGTCGGGCTCGAACTCGGGGCCGACGACTACGTGGTCAAGCCGTTTCGCCCGCGTGAAGTGATGGCGCGGGTGCGGGCGGTGCTTCGCCGCGCCTCGGCGGTGCTGGAAAACGGTCAGGACACCCCGCTGCGGGTGGGGCCGCTCGACATCGACCGCCGGGCGGTGAGCGCCACCGTGAGCGGCAAGGAGTTGCAGCTGACCCCCACCGAGTTCCGCCTGCTCTCGCACCTGGCCGCCGCGCCGGGCCGGGCCTTCACCCGCGAGGAACTGCTCGAAGCCGCCCTACCGGATTCCGACGCGCTGGAACGGGTGGTCGACGCCCACCTGGCCGGGGCGCGGCGCAAGCTCGAAGCGGCGGGCGCGGCCGGGCTGCTGCACACCGTGCGCGGCGTGGGCTACCGCCTCTCGGAAGGCTGA
- the ureG gene encoding urease accessory protein UreG encodes MTSPLTGPASAPQGPLKIGVGGPVGSGKTALLEVLCRELRGRYELAVITNDIYTFEDQRILTAASALPPERIRGVQTGGCPHTAIREDVSLNQEAVDALQRDFPQLELIFIESGGDNLASSFSPELVDAWLFVLDVSGGEKVPRKGGPGVRHSDLLVINKTDLAPSVGADLKVMDSDARAQRTVQEQVRPYVFTDLKRGLGVPDVIAWLERDVLFLDVAPPRIGLQAP; translated from the coding sequence ATGACTTCACCGCTTACTGGCCCCGCGTCCGCTCCGCAAGGCCCGCTCAAGATCGGGGTGGGCGGCCCGGTGGGCAGCGGCAAAACCGCCTTGCTGGAAGTGCTGTGCCGCGAGTTGCGCGGGCGCTACGAACTGGCAGTGATCACCAACGACATCTACACCTTCGAGGACCAGCGTATCCTGACCGCCGCCAGCGCCCTGCCGCCGGAGCGCATCCGGGGCGTGCAAACCGGCGGCTGCCCCCACACCGCCATCCGTGAGGACGTCTCGCTCAACCAGGAAGCGGTGGACGCCCTGCAGCGCGACTTTCCACAGCTGGAACTAATTTTTATCGAATCCGGCGGCGACAACCTCGCCAGCAGTTTCAGCCCCGAACTGGTGGACGCCTGGCTGTTCGTGCTCGACGTTTCGGGCGGTGAGAAGGTGCCGCGCAAGGGCGGCCCCGGCGTGCGGCACTCGGATCTGCTGGTGATCAACAAAACCGATCTGGCCCCCTCTGTGGGCGCCGACCTGAAGGTGATGGATAGTGACGCCCGGGCGCAGCGCACGGTCCAGGAGCAGGTGCGGCCCTACGTCTTTACCGACCTCAAACGCGGCCTGGGTGTGCCGGACGTGATCGCCTGGCTCGAGCGCGACGTGCTCTTTCTGGACGTGGCGCCGCCGCGCATCGGTCTTCAAGCGCCGTGA
- a CDS encoding cytochrome P450: protein MKFSDLPQPRALPFSGHLQRWGGAPLALIEEGARLGPLFGLNLGLNTVVGYSPAWNKRLLSDLTAFRSAGSFSAVVPYLAGGIILTDAPGHAPRRQQLNPGFGKQHLDTLQDRLRSALSAHNARFLKSEFDALAWADGAVLSMLNAAYFSGDFPAELLHAFLAPLRSPFPTPAWPRPLLFARVDAELRRLAERRLHGGGDDLLALLARLPGGVREARISLAAGHDTTTHTLAWAAWALAEHPEWHAPQTHKAVIKELLRLYPPGWMGSRRLSEDTEFGGVTLPKGALALYSPYLSGRDPALWERPGEFRPQRWLKGFKPPAWSYLPFGGGERLCLGMHLAHLMLDLALASLPPLRAVRGDPTPRPGVTLGPAGPLVVRAG, encoded by the coding sequence TTGAAGTTCAGCGACCTGCCGCAGCCGCGCGCCCTGCCGTTCTCCGGCCACCTGCAACGCTGGGGCGGCGCGCCCCTGGCGCTGATCGAGGAGGGCGCGCGGCTCGGCCCGCTGTTTGGCCTGAACCTGGGCCTGAACACGGTGGTGGGTTACTCGCCCGCCTGGAACAAGCGCCTGCTCAGCGACCTGACGGCCTTTCGCAGCGCCGGCAGTTTCTCGGCGGTGGTGCCGTATCTGGCCGGCGGCATCATCCTGACCGACGCGCCGGGGCATGCGCCGCGCCGCCAGCAGCTGAATCCCGGCTTCGGCAAACAGCACCTCGACACGCTGCAAGACCGGCTGCGCTCGGCGCTCTCGGCCCACAACGCCCGCTTCCTGAAAAGCGAGTTCGATGCGCTGGCCTGGGCCGACGGGGCGGTGCTCTCGATGCTCAATGCCGCGTATTTCAGCGGCGACTTTCCGGCGGAGTTGCTGCACGCCTTTCTGGCGCCGTTGCGTTCGCCCTTCCCCACCCCGGCGTGGCCGCGACCATTGCTATTTGCCCGTGTGGACGCCGAACTGCGCCGGCTGGCCGAGCGGCGCCTGCACGGAGGCGGCGACGACCTGCTGGCCCTGCTCGCCCGGCTGCCCGGCGGCGTGCGCGAGGCGCGCATCTCGCTGGCCGCCGGCCACGACACCACCACCCACACGCTGGCCTGGGCCGCCTGGGCGCTGGCCGAGCACCCCGAATGGCACGCGCCGCAGACCCACAAAGCGGTCATCAAGGAACTGCTGCGGCTGTATCCGCCCGGCTGGATGGGCAGCCGCCGCCTCTCAGAGGACACCGAATTCGGCGGCGTGACGCTGCCCAAAGGCGCGCTGGCCCTCTACAGCCCCTACCTCAGCGGGCGCGACCCAGCGCTGTGGGAGCGCCCCGGCGAGTTCCGGCCGCAGCGCTGGCTGAAAGGCTTCAAGCCGCCGGCCTGGAGCTACCTGCCGTTCGGCGGCGGCGAGCGCCTGTGCCTGGGCATGCACCTGGCCCACCTGATGCTGGACCTGGCCCTGGCGAGCTTGCCCCCGCTCCGCGCCGTGCGCGGCGACCCCACCCCCCGGCCCGGCGTGACGCTGGGTCCGGCGGGACCGCTGGTGGTCCGCGCCGGCTGA
- a CDS encoding urease accessory protein UreD has translation MTLLESTRTGQLHLRFELRRGRTVLTRDLQKAPLLIIRPFELPCGTSMVFVVSPSGGLLGGDHSDIRVQVGPGARALVLTQAATRVQPSPSGAAATQALHFEVAVGGRLEYYPERTLPFAGSRYRQTLRAELEDGAELGLSETLASGRVHRGERLVFAEYRSQVEVWRGGQRLYLDQWRLNPGEQTRAPGTWGQLDYAASGVWVGGGTVQRYPAVPGRLATGESAGGAVWLRAASARGPQLDADLNLAREQLRAQLFGAKPLQVRR, from the coding sequence GTGACGCTGCTTGAGAGCACCCGCACCGGCCAGCTGCACCTGCGCTTCGAGCTGCGCCGGGGCCGCACGGTGCTGACCCGCGACCTGCAAAAAGCGCCGCTGCTGATCATCCGGCCCTTCGAATTGCCCTGCGGCACCTCGATGGTGTTCGTGGTCAGCCCGTCCGGCGGCCTGCTGGGCGGCGACCACAGCGACATCCGGGTGCAGGTCGGCCCCGGCGCCCGGGCGCTGGTGCTGACGCAGGCGGCCACTCGGGTGCAACCCTCACCCAGCGGCGCGGCAGCCACCCAGGCGCTGCACTTCGAGGTCGCTGTGGGCGGGCGGCTGGAATACTACCCGGAGCGCACCCTGCCGTTTGCCGGCAGCCGCTACCGGCAGACCCTCCGCGCCGAGCTGGAAGACGGCGCCGAACTCGGCCTCAGCGAAACGCTGGCTTCCGGGCGGGTACATAGAGGCGAGCGCCTGGTCTTTGCCGAGTACCGCAGCCAGGTGGAGGTATGGAGAGGTGGGCAGCGCCTCTACCTCGACCAGTGGCGCCTGAACCCCGGCGAGCAGACCCGCGCGCCGGGCACCTGGGGCCAGCTCGATTACGCGGCCAGCGGCGTGTGGGTGGGCGGGGGCACGGTGCAGAGGTATCCGGCGGTGCCGGGCCGATTGGCGACCGGCGAGTCGGCCGGCGGCGCGGTGTGGCTGCGGGCGGCCTCGGCGCGCGGCCCGCAGCTCGACGCCGATCTGAACCTGGCCCGCGAGCAGCTCCGGGCACAGCTGTTCGGCGCAAAGCCCCTGCAAGTGCGGCGCTGA
- a CDS encoding glycoside hydrolase family 3 protein yields the protein MTPSAGSLLMVDLPGPHLDPATADYLRANGIRAVCLFGKNVESEAQLRALCRDLRDVMGEEALIAIDHEGGAIVRPTFWPAPPSAMSLGHADDPQLTEDVSAGLARQLRSVGINWNFAPVLDVNVNPRNPVIAERSFGASPQTVARHGRAALRGLAREGVAGCVKHFPGHGDTQLDSHLALPCVTKSRAELDELELWPFRDALPQAPAVMTAHIVYDALDSDHPATLSRPILTDLLRGEWGYGGVVITDSMGMQAIDAHYGRGEAAVLSLRAGADMVMALGRREVQEATLKAVQDALDAGLDVSDKLERLSALARRFPVQIDEHAALPGDEALFGHAWRRGLNFVGDPQPVAPGGRLLLVAQRKVQRENVSEASVDADVLAGELSGWYDVRLHAYDDPAELDWPALRAQAGQEGRHLILATAHRHRHAALGRATPDLHLALYNPYATEDVAAPAVQSFGFRPLARAAAWAWLRGAAL from the coding sequence ATGACGCCCTCCGCCGGTTCCCTCCTGATGGTCGATCTGCCCGGCCCCCACCTCGACCCCGCCACCGCCGATTACCTGCGCGCGAACGGCATCCGGGCGGTGTGCCTGTTCGGCAAGAACGTGGAAAGTGAAGCTCAGCTGCGCGCCCTGTGCCGCGACCTGCGCGACGTGATGGGCGAGGAAGCTTTGATCGCCATCGACCACGAGGGAGGCGCGATCGTGCGCCCCACCTTCTGGCCGGCGCCGCCCAGCGCCATGAGCCTGGGCCACGCCGACGACCCGCAGCTCACCGAGGACGTTTCGGCGGGACTGGCGCGCCAACTCCGGTCGGTGGGCATCAACTGGAACTTCGCCCCGGTGCTGGACGTGAACGTCAATCCGCGCAACCCGGTGATCGCCGAGCGCTCGTTCGGCGCTTCGCCGCAGACGGTGGCCCGCCACGGCCGGGCGGCCCTGCGCGGCCTGGCACGCGAAGGGGTGGCCGGCTGCGTCAAGCACTTTCCCGGCCACGGCGACACCCAGCTCGATTCGCACCTGGCCCTGCCGTGCGTCACGAAAAGCCGCGCCGAACTCGACGAACTCGAACTGTGGCCCTTCCGCGACGCCCTGCCACAAGCGCCCGCCGTGATGACCGCCCACATCGTCTACGACGCGCTCGATTCCGACCATCCGGCCACGCTCTCGCGGCCGATTCTCACGGACCTGCTGAGAGGCGAGTGGGGCTACGGCGGGGTGGTGATCACCGACAGTATGGGCATGCAGGCCATCGACGCCCACTACGGACGCGGCGAGGCGGCGGTGCTGAGCCTCCGGGCCGGGGCCGACATGGTGATGGCGCTGGGGCGGCGCGAGGTGCAGGAAGCCACCCTCAAAGCGGTTCAGGACGCGCTGGATGCCGGGCTGGACGTCAGCGACAAGCTGGAGCGCCTCTCGGCCCTGGCGCGGCGCTTTCCGGTGCAGATCGACGAACACGCCGCCCTGCCCGGCGACGAGGCGCTGTTCGGGCACGCCTGGCGGCGCGGGCTGAACTTCGTCGGCGACCCGCAGCCGGTCGCGCCGGGGGGCCGGCTGTTGCTGGTCGCCCAGCGCAAGGTGCAGCGCGAGAACGTCAGCGAGGCCAGCGTGGACGCCGACGTGCTGGCGGGCGAACTGTCCGGATGGTACGACGTGCGGCTGCACGCCTACGACGACCCCGCCGAACTCGACTGGCCCGCGCTGCGCGCCCAGGCCGGGCAGGAAGGGCGGCACCTGATTCTGGCAACGGCGCACCGCCACCGCCACGCCGCCCTGGGCCGCGCGACGCCGGACCTGCATCTGGCGCTCTACAACCCCTACGCCACTGAGGACGTGGCGGCCCCGGCGGTGCAGAGTTTCGGCTTCCGGCCGCTGGCGCGGGCCGCGGCGTGGGCCTGGCTGCGCGGCGCGGCGCTTTAA
- a CDS encoding phytoene desaturase family protein gives MNRPAPQSVMVIGAGFAGLAAALRLARAGVQVTVLDRLERPGGKAALGWPDFSSGPTVVTMPQVFRGLHQRLELPEPQLTPARPTTTYHYAGKLAGRTFAPEALAVAGNLDSTLAQLSRQDARRYARLLGLSHRMYRDAASTFIFAPPPSRAKLARYALTKGTRAFPWMSLSQLVRSGPLLTPFWLRFATYLGANPYKAPAVLHNIAWVELGLGVWHLGEGEQAGLGALAQTLAAEAEALGVRFEYGVTVKHLIRSGNRIMGAHTDQGAFSAQGWVSAVDRSLTASWLGHPPDPTPRGVSGFALQLRLDRDLGRSHHLFFPADYHQEWRDIASVQLPSDPALYLHLDGQRAFVLINTPPNPGVVPDPYAYGAALIAKLQARFAEKYRPLPITSWLPIDPALYALTAERGALYGQAPHGLIGSLRPGWHHHGARNLVQVGGTVHPGGGVPLSMLSGWNGAGQLIGLPYDDLGGQESGPL, from the coding sequence ATGAACCGCCCCGCGCCCCAGTCCGTCATGGTGATCGGCGCGGGCTTCGCCGGGCTGGCCGCGGCCCTGAGGCTGGCGCGCGCCGGGGTGCAGGTGACGGTGCTCGACCGGCTGGAGCGCCCCGGCGGCAAGGCGGCGCTGGGCTGGCCGGACTTTTCCAGCGGCCCCACCGTGGTGACCATGCCGCAGGTGTTCCGGGGGCTGCACCAGCGCCTGGAGCTGCCCGAACCGCAGCTGACCCCGGCGCGGCCCACCACCACCTACCACTACGCCGGCAAACTCGCGGGCCGCACCTTCGCCCCCGAAGCGCTGGCGGTGGCCGGCAACCTCGACAGCACCCTGGCCCAGCTCAGCCGCCAGGACGCCCGGCGCTACGCCCGGTTGCTGGGGCTCTCGCACCGGATGTACCGCGACGCCGCGTCCACCTTCATCTTCGCGCCGCCGCCCAGCCGGGCCAAGCTGGCGCGCTACGCCCTCACCAAAGGCACCCGCGCTTTTCCCTGGATGAGCCTCTCGCAGCTGGTCCGCAGCGGGCCACTGCTCACGCCGTTCTGGCTGCGCTTCGCCACCTACCTGGGCGCCAATCCGTACAAGGCTCCGGCGGTCCTGCACAACATCGCCTGGGTGGAACTGGGCCTGGGCGTCTGGCACCTGGGCGAGGGCGAGCAGGCCGGGCTGGGCGCGCTGGCCCAGACGCTCGCGGCCGAGGCCGAGGCGCTGGGAGTCCGCTTCGAGTACGGCGTGACGGTCAAGCACCTGATCCGTTCGGGCAACCGGATCATGGGCGCCCACACCGACCAGGGGGCCTTCAGCGCCCAGGGCTGGGTCAGCGCGGTGGACCGCAGCCTCACCGCCAGCTGGCTGGGCCACCCGCCCGACCCCACGCCGCGCGGCGTCAGCGGCTTCGCCCTGCAACTGCGCCTGGACCGCGACCTGGGAAGATCGCACCACCTCTTCTTTCCGGCCGACTACCACCAGGAATGGCGCGACATCGCCTCGGTCCAGCTGCCCAGCGATCCGGCGCTGTACCTGCACCTCGACGGACAGCGGGCCTTCGTGCTGATCAACACGCCGCCGAACCCCGGGGTGGTGCCGGACCCCTACGCCTACGGCGCGGCGCTGATCGCCAAATTGCAGGCCCGCTTCGCCGAGAAGTACCGGCCGCTGCCGATCACCAGCTGGCTGCCGATCGACCCGGCGCTCTACGCCCTGACCGCCGAGCGCGGCGCCCTCTACGGGCAAGCGCCGCACGGTCTGATCGGCAGCCTGCGCCCCGGCTGGCACCATCATGGCGCCCGGAACCTGGTGCAGGTGGGCGGCACGGTGCATCCCGGCGGCGGGGTGCCGCTCTCGATGCTGAGCGGCTGGAACGGGGCCGGGCAACTCATCGGGCTGCCCTACGACGATCTGGGCGGCCAGGAAAGCGGCCCGCTTTGA
- a CDS encoding arginase, producing the protein MLLSLDWDAYSGCRELVFDAPIWGTPDREADRLDAWRRRAVKRDARASGWQVLEPDFPLYPGWQDWTQYAGRPAFVAWSHAHAWAWLERFPGREVLNIDSHHDLYSLSGQGAKVRPGNWAGLALAAGLISHYRAEYPAWHTDLAVAEGHDLSRTHAEIAAHLSAEPLSRLGLGLLERLPPKDEVEALLLVQSPSWTSPAHDPAFFELVSALGARTLSAPHLRPWSAAQPLHWERP; encoded by the coding sequence GTGCTGCTCAGCCTCGATTGGGACGCCTATTCCGGCTGCCGCGAGCTGGTGTTCGACGCGCCGATCTGGGGCACGCCCGACCGCGAGGCCGACCGCCTGGACGCCTGGCGCCGCCGCGCCGTCAAACGCGACGCGCGGGCCAGCGGCTGGCAGGTGCTGGAACCGGACTTCCCGCTGTACCCCGGCTGGCAGGACTGGACCCAGTACGCCGGGCGCCCCGCCTTCGTGGCCTGGAGCCACGCGCACGCCTGGGCCTGGCTGGAGCGGTTTCCGGGCCGCGAGGTGCTCAATATTGACAGCCACCACGATTTGTACTCGCTGAGCGGGCAGGGGGCCAAAGTGCGCCCCGGCAACTGGGCCGGGCTGGCGCTCGCGGCCGGGCTGATCTCGCATTACCGGGCCGAGTATCCCGCCTGGCATACCGATCTGGCGGTGGCCGAGGGGCACGATTTGAGCCGCACCCACGCCGAAATCGCCGCCCACCTGAGCGCCGAACCGCTTTCGCGCCTGGGTCTGGGCCTTCTGGAGCGGCTGCCCCCGAAGGATGAAGTCGAGGCGCTGCTGCTGGTGCAGTCGCCGTCGTGGACGAGCCCGGCGCACGATCCGGCCTTCTTCGAACTGGTCTCGGCGCTGGGGGCCAGGACCCTGAGCGCGCCGCACCTGCGGCCGTGGTCGGCAGCACAACCGTTACACTGGGAGCGCCCGTAA
- a CDS encoding sensor histidine kinase: MKSPLHAPDRRAAEHLGVRTWPWQRLSVSIIAAMLLMTVIMAISMVAVSSYSVQRQFDNMPPELRSQFEQGVQVDVGRKLAQGITTPRFSLVPSEPANPAPSPDGLAQTQPQTQQPTNHPPNTQQPPRLSRAERIRRDLLTNLLWAITISGVTAVFIGALLARLISRPVDEVSRAAQQVAGGNLAARARQWPGNLELINLTRNFNRMAGSLDTLERERRDMIADIAHELRTPLAVVQARLDAFEDQVLEPTPQELALVSMQIGLLTRLVSDLRTLSLADAGRLPLQLAPLDLSALSLRISQSFASKAQAADIRLDLQLPDEELPVQGDRDRLGQVLVNLLENALRYTPAGGQVTVSAGRRQGQAVLSVCDSGPGFPAGSEQQVFTRFFRADQSRTRDSGGTGLGLAIVAALVGAHGGAVQARNAQGGGAEVEVCLPLHEESETPENENGWRELAARAS, encoded by the coding sequence GTGAAGTCGCCGCTGCACGCGCCGGACCGCCGGGCCGCCGAGCACCTGGGGGTGCGCACCTGGCCCTGGCAGCGCCTGTCGGTGAGCATCATCGCGGCGATGCTGCTGATGACGGTGATCATGGCCATCAGCATGGTGGCGGTGTCGAGCTACTCGGTGCAGCGCCAGTTCGACAACATGCCCCCGGAACTGCGCAGCCAGTTCGAGCAGGGCGTGCAGGTGGACGTGGGGCGCAAGCTGGCCCAGGGCATCACCACGCCGCGCTTCAGCTTGGTGCCCTCAGAGCCGGCCAACCCGGCGCCCTCGCCGGACGGCCTGGCCCAGACCCAGCCTCAGACCCAGCAGCCCACCAACCACCCGCCGAATACCCAGCAGCCGCCGCGCCTGAGCCGGGCCGAGCGCATCCGGCGCGACCTGCTGACCAACCTGCTGTGGGCCATCACCATTTCCGGCGTCACGGCGGTGTTCATCGGCGCCCTGCTGGCCCGGCTGATCTCGCGTCCGGTGGACGAAGTCTCCCGGGCCGCCCAGCAGGTGGCCGGCGGCAACCTCGCCGCCCGCGCCCGGCAGTGGCCCGGCAACCTGGAACTCATCAATTTGACGCGCAACTTCAACCGCATGGCCGGCAGCCTCGATACCCTGGAGCGCGAACGCCGCGACATGATCGCCGACATCGCCCACGAACTGCGCACGCCGCTGGCGGTGGTTCAGGCCCGCCTCGACGCCTTCGAGGATCAGGTGCTCGAACCCACGCCCCAGGAACTGGCGCTGGTCTCGATGCAGATCGGGCTGCTGACCCGGCTGGTGAGCGATCTGCGTACCCTCTCGCTGGCCGACGCCGGGCGACTGCCGCTGCAACTGGCGCCGCTGGACCTCTCGGCCCTGTCGCTGCGCATCAGCCAGTCGTTTGCCAGCAAGGCGCAGGCGGCCGACATTCGGCTCGACTTGCAGCTGCCCGACGAGGAGCTGCCGGTGCAGGGCGACCGCGACCGGCTGGGGCAGGTGCTGGTGAACCTGCTGGAAAACGCGCTGCGTTACACCCCGGCAGGCGGGCAGGTGACCGTTTCGGCGGGGCGGCGTCAGGGCCAGGCGGTGCTGAGCGTGTGCGATTCCGGTCCCGGCTTTCCGGCGGGCAGCGAACAGCAGGTCTTTACCCGTTTTTTCCGGGCCGACCAGAGCCGCACCCGCGATTCCGGCGGCACCGGGCTGGGGCTGGCGATCGTCGCGGCGCTCGTGGGCGCCCACGGCGGCGCGGTGCAGGCCCGCAACGCCCAGGGCGGCGGCGCCGAGGTCGAGGTCTGCCTGCCGCTGCACGAGGAAAGCGAGACGCCAGAAAACGAAAATGGCTGGAGGGAACTGGCGGCGCGGGCCAGCTGA
- a CDS encoding helix-turn-helix transcriptional regulator: MYDPSMRVLTVLELLQSREHVTGAELARRLEVSPRTVQRYVARLQDLGLPVEGRRGVGGAYRLKPGFRLPPLMFSGEEALSLALGLLALRHLGLSALAPAAEGAAAKLRRTLPQELRDEIGALEAAVQLGVSPWVVPTDAALLAALLRAVRRSVSVRFAYRSRLGEPSRREVDVYRAAQFGGRWYAVGRCHTRRALRCFRLDRMSDLTLLDTSFTPPDDFDALAYLQKTLPATPQSWTINVWLDTPPEALCGRLSDWGTELAAEAGGTRLKAQREELEPFAAALLGLGCEVQIDEPPQLRDAFAALARRSARFARIGTPPSAASHPQVQGVS, translated from the coding sequence TGCTGGAACTACTGCAATCGCGTGAACACGTCACCGGCGCGGAGCTGGCCCGCCGCCTGGAAGTCAGTCCGCGCACGGTGCAGCGTTACGTGGCGCGCTTACAGGACCTGGGCCTGCCGGTGGAGGGCCGCCGGGGGGTGGGCGGCGCCTACCGCCTGAAGCCAGGCTTTCGGTTGCCTCCGCTGATGTTCAGCGGTGAGGAAGCGCTCAGCCTGGCGCTGGGCCTGCTGGCGCTGCGGCACCTGGGGCTCTCGGCGCTGGCCCCGGCCGCCGAGGGCGCCGCCGCCAAGTTGCGCCGCACCCTGCCGCAGGAGCTGCGCGACGAGATCGGGGCGCTGGAAGCCGCCGTGCAGCTGGGCGTTTCACCCTGGGTGGTGCCCACCGACGCGGCGCTGCTGGCCGCACTGCTGCGGGCCGTGCGCCGCAGCGTCAGCGTGCGCTTCGCCTACCGCTCGCGCCTGGGCGAACCGTCGCGCCGCGAGGTGGACGTGTACCGGGCGGCGCAGTTCGGCGGGCGCTGGTACGCGGTGGGCCGCTGCCACACCCGGCGGGCGCTGCGCTGCTTCCGGCTCGACCGGATGTCGGACCTGACGCTGCTCGACACCTCCTTCACGCCTCCCGACGACTTCGATGCCCTGGCCTACCTGCAAAAGACCCTGCCCGCCACGCCGCAGAGCTGGACCATCAACGTCTGGCTGGACACGCCGCCCGAAGCGCTGTGCGGGCGCCTGTCCGACTGGGGCACCGAACTCGCCGCCGAGGCCGGCGGCACCCGCCTGAAGGCCCAACGTGAGGAACTCGAACCGTTCGCAGCGGCCTTGCTGGGGCTGGGCTGCGAGGTGCAGATCGACGAACCACCGCAGCTCAGAGACGCTTTCGCGGCGCTGGCCCGCCGCAGCGCCCGCTTCGCCCGAATAGGCACGCCCCCTTCCGCCGCTTCTCATCCGCAGGTTCAAGGAGTGTCATGA
- a CDS encoding TolC family protein, whose amino-acid sequence MRRLTLTTLALVVGLAGAQSASPVTSLTLPDALSRLGNAPQVVQANLALSRAQRDLDAAQAGLSLNVTVGGNASYSSAAASSGASGSGSSGLNGSLNLKATAGVLPWASNRAALNSAQRSLNYAKAVRQENINSAELNVVQQYQSGYLAQLDLKVAAQNVQLAQQTLAAVQLQRSQQNATQESELQAQAALQTAQANLTSAQTALDAARRSLAATLGVNLDNASFDSPPSLPGSLDAAGLSALGLGDVNALVAQAIATSSSVLQAQNTLASAQETLAEQQRNRNLPDLTLSASYGPGGAGLGAGLSLKDGTASASYTQPLSASSAASSLSLSLSGSYTVYSPAASAQIASTQAQVSQAELSLTLARQTVELDVRQKYSDVLTALGAVAAKVTLEERARVALQTAQARFGAGTATQSDVMSAQNAYAQASRDTESARAAAALNLLKLQTTTGQPAAGGTP is encoded by the coding sequence ATGCGCCGCCTGACGCTGACGACCCTCGCCCTGGTGGTGGGCCTCGCCGGTGCCCAGAGCGCCAGCCCCGTCACCAGCCTGACCTTGCCGGACGCGCTCTCGCGCCTGGGCAACGCGCCACAGGTGGTTCAGGCCAACCTGGCCCTCAGCCGCGCCCAGCGTGACCTCGACGCCGCCCAGGCGGGCCTGAGCCTCAACGTCACGGTGGGCGGCAACGCCAGTTACAGCAGCGCGGCGGCCAGCAGCGGCGCGTCTGGCAGCGGCAGCAGCGGCCTGAACGGCAGCCTCAACCTCAAGGCCACCGCCGGGGTGCTGCCCTGGGCCAGCAACCGCGCGGCCCTGAATTCGGCGCAGCGCTCGCTGAACTACGCCAAGGCGGTGCGCCAGGAAAACATCAACAGTGCCGAACTCAACGTGGTGCAGCAGTACCAGAGCGGGTATCTGGCGCAGCTCGACCTCAAGGTGGCGGCCCAGAACGTGCAGCTGGCCCAGCAGACGCTGGCGGCGGTGCAGCTCCAGCGCTCGCAGCAGAACGCCACCCAGGAAAGCGAACTCCAGGCCCAGGCGGCGCTGCAGACCGCCCAGGCCAACCTGACCTCGGCCCAGACCGCCCTCGACGCCGCGCGGCGCTCGCTGGCCGCCACCCTGGGCGTGAACCTCGACAACGCCTCGTTCGACAGCCCCCCGAGCTTGCCGGGCAGTCTCGACGCGGCGGGGCTGAGCGCGCTGGGTCTCGGCGACGTGAACGCGCTGGTGGCGCAGGCCATCGCCACCAGTTCCAGCGTACTGCAGGCGCAAAACACCCTGGCCTCGGCCCAGGAGACGCTCGCCGAGCAGCAGCGCAACCGCAACCTGCCGGACCTGACGCTGAGCGCCAGCTACGGCCCCGGCGGCGCCGGCCTCGGCGCGGGGCTGAGCCTCAAAGACGGCACCGCCAGCGCCAGCTACACCCAGCCGCTGAGCGCCAGCAGCGCCGCGAGCAGCCTGAGCCTCTCGCTGAGCGGTTCGTACACCGTCTACAGCCCCGCCGCCAGCGCCCAGATCGCCAGCACCCAGGCCCAGGTCTCGCAGGCCGAGCTAAGCCTGACGCTGGCGCGCCAGACGGTCGAACTCGATGTGCGCCAGAAGTACAGTGACGTGCTGACCGCCCTGGGCGCGGTGGCGGCCAAGGTGACGCTCGAAGAGCGCGCCCGGGTGGCCTTGCAAACCGCCCAGGCCCGCTTCGGCGCTGGCACCGCCACCCAGAGCGATGTCATGAGCGCCCAGAACGCCTACGCCCAGGCCAGCCGCGACACCGAGTCGGCCCGCGCCGCCGCCGCCCTCAACCTGCTCAAACTCCAAACGACCACGGGACAACCTGCCGCCGGAGGCACACCATGA